One window from the genome of Papilio machaon chromosome 6, ilPapMach1.1, whole genome shotgun sequence encodes:
- the LOC106709908 gene encoding uncharacterized protein LOC106709908, translated as MQCFICVIYLVISCKALPYEDREILPFENNATVSLNNSVPSELSKDMDAEPQSNDKVKISALADSPNRTQTNESGNNLESVDKNKVIDEKIMKSQEEPNATTIKPTSSSNDTIFSGINKEYIKYMISGAKETDQLFRPIINEMEDMSQIGDTDRLTIINPTVIVNFRGSIWNKDSDIKLAHKKKDKRKPENKFD; from the coding sequence ATGCAGTGCTTCATTTGCGTAATATATTTGGTAATATCCTGCAAGGCTCTGCCTTACGAAGACCGTGAAATATTACCATTTGAAAATAATGCAACGGTTTCATTGAATAACAGTGTACCAAGTGAACTTTCCAAAGACATGGACGCGGAGCCACAATCAaatgataaagttaaaatatcagCACTTGCAGATTCACCAAACCGCACGCAAACAAACGAAAGTGGAAATAATTTAGAGAGTGTTgacaaaaacaaagttattgatgaaaaaataatgaagtcTCAAGAGGAACCTAATGCAACAACAATTAAGCCAACGAGTTCTTCAAATGATACAATTTTCTCTGGAATCAATAAAGAATACATAAAGTACATGATATCCGGAGCAAAAGAAACTGATCAGCTCTTTAGACcgattataaatgaaatggagGACATGAGTCAGATCGGAGACACCGATCGCCTGACCATCATCAATCCAACAGTCATTGTCAACTTCCGCGGCTCCATATGGAACAAAGATAGTGATATAAAATTAGCCCATAAAAAGAAGGACAAAAGGaaacctgaaaataaatttgactaA
- the LOC106709804 gene encoding cytochrome P450 4c21 yields MVGSESSWNAVASFCEEVMALKEAAERRREEDAAADPLRRRRDGRRQQAHTRHRMSVLAAVGREAIENGGVVAAWLGRSFYTITSDAAVAEVVLRQCLEKTAVSDILRHLCGNGTVSAPVTIWRSRRKLITPMFSTRHLRGFFATFSRKSAEMSDRLRLAAGRGVISIAKYLSTYTLESVSESILGESNEKERSEFLYAFEEYCRIAVLRMSNPLLAVEAVFKLHPAYTSYYRSIRVMWDFIDEIINTKISLDQNTNSVFENKDIKHPKSFMELLMYAPGAEGAEGAGGLRGTGGAPSVAELREEMLVLALAGGDTSTVAASFVCCLLAQQPQVQERLYNELLEVIGEKRAIEIEDLPKLKYMEAVINESLRLYPPVPNMLRKVLKDITLPSGVKLMEGTGVCINVWCLHRNPHYWGPDADVFNPDRFLDNVKHHPHAFIPFGSGPRNCIGYRYAMMSMKTVLATLLRSYKFLPPPSSGDTNKTFSVKFDIMLRDLGGFKLQLESRSTSNIHNKY; encoded by the exons ATGGTGGGTAGCGAGAGCTCCTGGAACGCTGtcgcctccttctgcgaagagGTGATGGCGCTGAAGGAGGCGGCGGAACGTCGGCGGGAGGAGGACGCAGCCGCGGACCCTCTTCGCCGTCGTCGCGACGGGCGCAGGCAGCAGGCGCACACCCGCC aTCGCATGAGTGTACTTGCAGCTGTAGGTAGAGAAGCGATCGAGAACGGAGGTGTTGTCGCCGCTTGGCTCGGCCGctcattttatacaa TTACATCGGATGCAGCGGTGGCAGAGGTGGTGCTGCGTCAGTGCTTGGAAAAGACAGCGGTGTCGGACATCCTACGCCACCTCTGTGGGAACGGCACGGTCAGTGCGCCCG TGACCATTTGGCGGTCGCGGCGCAAGCTGATAACTCCGATGTTCTCAACGAGGCATCTCCGCGGCTTTTTCGCCACATTCAGCAGAAAGAGCGCAGAGATGTCAGACCGACTGCGGTTGGCGGCGGGCCGCGGCGTCATCTCCATTGCCAAGTATCTCTCCACTTACACTTTGGAGTCTGTTTCTG AGTCGATTTTGGGTGAGAGCAATGAGAAGGAGCGCAGCGAGTTCCTATACGCTTTCGAAGAGTACTGCCGCATCGCCGTCTTGCGCATGAGCAACCCGCTGCTGGCCGTAGAGGCGGTCTTCAAGCTGCACCCCGCATACACCAGCTACTACAGGAGTATTAGGGTCATGTGGGATTTTATTGATGAG ATAATCAATACCAAGATATCATTGGACCAAAATACAAACAGTGTGTTTGAAAATAAGG ATATAAAACATCCGAAGTCATTTATGGAGTTGCTGATGTATGCGCCCGGTGCGGAGGGTGCGGAGGGTGCGGGAGGTTTAAGAGGTACGGGAGGTGCTCCCTCGGTCGCGGAGCTGCGCGAAGAGATGCTGGTGCTAGCGTTGGCGGGTGGCGACACCAGCACTGTGGCCGCCTCGTTCGTATGTTGTCTGCTGGCCCAGCAGCCACAAGTGCAGGAAAGACTGTACAATGA GTTGTTGGAAGTGATTGGAGAGAAGAGAGCTATTGAGATAGAAGACCTACCAAAGTTAAAGTACATGGAGGCTGTTATTAATGAATCTTTGAGGCTGTATCCACCGGTTCCAAATATGTTAAGAAAAGTATTGAAAGATATTACACTAC CATCAGGTGTAAAACTGATGGAAGGTACCGGGGTATGTATAAATGTGTGGTGCCTACACCGCAACCCTCACTACTGGGGTCCAGATGCCGACGTCTTCAACCCGGACCGATTTCTTGACAACGTAAAACATCATCCGCACGCTTTTATTCCATTCGGTTCAGGACCAAGAAATTGTATCG GATACCGCTACGCCATGATGTCCATGAAGACTGTGTTGGCAACGCTGCTAAGGAGCTACAAGTTCCTGCCGCCGCCGTCGTCGGGGGATACTAATAAAACATTCTCGGTTAAATTTGATATCATGTTAAGAGATTTGGGAGGATTTAAACTTCAATTAGAATCCAGAAGTACATCAAATATACacaataaatactaa